The genomic window CTGGCGGCGAGCACCACGAGCCCGCCCCACCGGCGCCACGAGCGGTCCGAGGCGTGAACCGTGTCGGGCCGGGTGATCTGGGCGGTCATCGGGCTGCCGTCCCGTCGAAGTAGGTGGAGATGACGAACTCGTCCAGGTCGTGGCGGGCCACCCGGCCGCTGGTCGTGGCGTCGCGGGCGGCCACCAGCACCCCGTACACGGCGAAGGACAGCCAGCGCGGCGGCAGGTCGGCCCGCAGCACACCCGCGCGCTGACCGGCGGCGAGCAGTGCGCTCTCCCGCTCGGCCAGTTCCTCGGTGCGCTCGACCAGGTCGGGAGCGGTGCGCAGGTAGGGGTCGATCAGGGCGAAGCCGAACTCGTCGTAGTCGGCCAGATAACGGCGCAGCAGCTCGCGCAGGCACTCGCGGATGCGATCGGGATCGCCGGACTCGATGACGCCGGGCAGATCGGCGTCGGTCATGCTCTGCTCCCAGCGGTTCAGGGAACGGGTGCCGAGCTCGTGCAGCAGCTCGTCGCGGCTGGAGAAGTAGCGGTGCAGCGTGGCCCGCCCGACCCCGGCCGCGCCGGCCATGTCGGTCATCGAGGCTCGCGGATCGGTGTTCAGGCGGCGCAGCGCCGCAGCCAGGATCGCGTCCCGGGAGTTCATCAGGTGCTCGGCTTTCTGTTGGACTGAGACTCGACTGTCTCATATGAGACAGCTATGTCTCAATCCGCCGATGGCCGGGCGGCCCACCACGGCATCCGGCGGCGCTCGCCGGGAGCGGCTAACATGGCTTCAGGTGTGCCGGGAAGTCTGGTCGGCGATCCACTTGGTGACCCCAAAAGCAGCCGACCAGAAAGATTTTCGCCGATGTCCACGCCTGGCACGCCCCCCACGCCGTCCTCGAACCAGCTCTTCCGCCGGGGTTCCTGGCCGGAGACCCGGCGCATCGCCGAGGTGCTGCGCCAAGAGACGGTGGGCGGCGCGCTCCTGCTGCTGGGCACCGTCGTCGCCCTGGTCTGGGCCAACTCGCCGTGGTCGCACGGCTATACCGGACTACGTGACACGGTCGTCGGCCCGCACGCGCTCCACCTGGACCTGACGCTCGGCCAGTGGGCCGCCGACGGCCTGCTGGCCGTGTTCTTCTTCGTGGCCGGGCTGGAGCTCAAGCGGGAGTTCGTCGCGGGCGACCTCCGCGATCCGCGCCGGGCCCTGGTGCCGGTGGTCGCGGCGGTCGGCGGCATGGTGCTGCCCGCCCTGCTGTTCGTGCTGGTCAACCTGTCCACCGGCGACGGCGCGCTGCGCGGCTGGGCGGTGCCGACAGCCACCGACATCGCCTTCGCCGTGGCCGTGCTGGCCGTGGTCGGCACCCACCTGCCCGCCGCCCTGCGCACGTTCCTGCTCACCCTGGCGGTGGTGGACGACCTGCTCGCCATCGTCGTCATCGCGCTCTTCTACAGCAGTGACCTGGCGTTCCTGCCGCTGCTCGGATCACTGGCGGCGGTCGGCGTCTTCGGCCTGCTGGTGCAGCGGCGGGTGCGCAGCGGCTGGCTGCTCGTGCCGCTGGCCGTGCTGGCCTGGGCCCTGATGCACGCCTCCGGCATCCACGCCACGGTCGCCGGAGTCCTGCTCGGCTTCACCGTCCCGGTGCTGCGCTCGCAGGCGGCCGGGGGCCCCGACGCGGGTCCGGGCCTGGCCGAGCATCTCGAGCACCTGTGGCGTCCGGTCTCGGCGGGGGTGGCCGTGCCGGTGTTCGCGTTCTTCTCCGCCGGCGTCGCCGTCGGTGGCCTGAGTGGGTTCGGTGAGTCCCTGCGCGACCGGGTGGCCGTCGGGATCGTCGTCGCCCTGGTCGTCGGCAAGACCCTGGGCATCCTCGGCGCCACCGCCCTGGTCTCCCGGTTCACCCAGGCGCAGCTCGACCGGAGCCTGTCCTGGTGGGACGTTCTCGGCGCCTGCATGCTGGGCGGCATCGGCTTCACCGTCTCGCTGCTGATCGGCGAGCTGGCGTTCGGCGCGGGCAGCGAGCGCGACGAGCACGTGAAGGTCGCGGTGCTCACCGGCTCGGTGCTGGCGGCGGTGCTGGCCTCGATCGTGCTGCGTCTGCGCAACCGCACCTACCGGCGTCTGGACGAGCTGGAGCGGGCCGACGCCGACGGCGACGGGGTGCCCGACGTGTTCGAGCCCGGCCACCCGTCCGAGCCCGGCCACCCGTGACCCCGCCCGCCGCCGGTCCGGCCACGAAGCGGGACCCAGGTCCCTTCCCCGTCCGGACCGGCCGGTGCCAGCGTGGCCGTGACGGAGGAGGTGCGGCATGCAGGCCGACACGGGTGACTGGCTGGTCGTCGAGACCGGGCGACCGGGGAAACCGGGGCGCGAGCGCCGCTACGGGCAGATCGTCGACATTCTCGGCCCGGACGGCTCGCCCCCCTACGTGGTCTCCTGGATCGACGGCGAGTACTCGCCGATGTTCCTGCCCGGCACCGGAACCCGGGTGCTGCGCACCGGGGCCTGACCAGGTCAGCGGGGCGGTTCCAGGCAGGTCACCGTTCCGTCGCTCTCCTCCAGGTAGCCGTCGGCGTCCTGCGGGCAGTCGTCCTGCGAGGCGGCCTTCTCGCCGCTGACGTAGTCGTGGTCGTCCCAGCAGGGCACCTCGACCACCGGCGCGCCGTCGGCGTCCGCGTCGCCGTCGTCGGCCCAGCAGACGTCCGAGGCGGTGTACCCGGCCGGCAGCTCGGGATCGGGGGCCAGCACCACGAGGGCCGCGAAACCGGCCACCAGCAGCAGCACCACGGCCAGCCCGCCGGCCACCAGCCCGATGACGAGCTTGCGGTGGCCGCGCCTGCGGGCATGGACGGCCTCGCCGGACGGTACCCAGAACGGCCAGTCCGGCGGAGCCGGCGGCCACTCCGGGTCGGGCTTCCAGCCGGGCGGTGGGGTCCAGCCGGCCGGAGGCTGGGGCCAGTTGGGCGGGGGATTGAAGCGCACGCTGAATCCTGTGTTCTTCATGGGGTTCCTGTCCGGTGAATGCCCGAATCGTGATTTTTGTGGACGACGAATCACCGCCCATCACCGCCGGGCGCCGGCAAGCGCCGATATAGACCCTTTGTGGACGACGCGGCCCGTCCCGCCCTCACCCGGTGCGGAGGATGACCGTGTGCCCGCGGAAGAGCTCAGGTTTCAGTGGCAGGACGCCGTTCTGGCCGGTGACCACGAGAGCGAGCTCGCGCTCGCCCGCCGGAT from Kineosporia corallincola includes these protein-coding regions:
- a CDS encoding TetR/AcrR family transcriptional regulator, with the protein product MNSRDAILAAALRRLNTDPRASMTDMAGAAGVGRATLHRYFSSRDELLHELGTRSLNRWEQSMTDADLPGVIESGDPDRIRECLRELLRRYLADYDEFGFALIDPYLRTAPDLVERTEELAERESALLAAGQRAGVLRADLPPRWLSFAVYGVLVAARDATTSGRVARHDLDEFVISTYFDGTAAR
- a CDS encoding DUF1918 domain-containing protein — translated: MQADTGDWLVVETGRPGKPGRERRYGQIVDILGPDGSPPYVVSWIDGEYSPMFLPGTGTRVLRTGA
- the nhaA gene encoding Na+/H+ antiporter NhaA; this encodes MSTPGTPPTPSSNQLFRRGSWPETRRIAEVLRQETVGGALLLLGTVVALVWANSPWSHGYTGLRDTVVGPHALHLDLTLGQWAADGLLAVFFFVAGLELKREFVAGDLRDPRRALVPVVAAVGGMVLPALLFVLVNLSTGDGALRGWAVPTATDIAFAVAVLAVVGTHLPAALRTFLLTLAVVDDLLAIVVIALFYSSDLAFLPLLGSLAAVGVFGLLVQRRVRSGWLLVPLAVLAWALMHASGIHATVAGVLLGFTVPVLRSQAAGGPDAGPGLAEHLEHLWRPVSAGVAVPVFAFFSAGVAVGGLSGFGESLRDRVAVGIVVALVVGKTLGILGATALVSRFTQAQLDRSLSWWDVLGACMLGGIGFTVSLLIGELAFGAGSERDEHVKVAVLTGSVLAAVLASIVLRLRNRTYRRLDELERADADGDGVPDVFEPGHPSEPGHP